One Primulina tabacum isolate GXHZ01 chromosome 10, ASM2559414v2, whole genome shotgun sequence DNA segment encodes these proteins:
- the LOC142504939 gene encoding uncharacterized protein LOC142504939 produces the protein MNCETLMNQDEHIQSVLHKQSKKMRNDYRIRLNASIDCIRVLLRQGHSFRGHDETESSLNPGNFLIQLEFLGAHNKEINDVVLKNAPKNCKLTSPDIQKDIVSACVTETINIIIGDVGDSLFSILVDESRDVSTKEQIYNLSMSKLRGQGFDGASNMQDKFNGLKALILKKNPCAFYIHCFAHQLQLALIAVAKKNLPISNFFRVVGDVLNVVGASCKSSDLLREKHSDFIVEALERGELSSGRGLNQETTLQRAGDTRWWSHYNSLISLISMFSAVIDVLEIIFRR, from the exons ATGAATTGTGAAACTTTGATGAATCAAGATGAGCACATTCAATCAGTTTTGCACAAACAGTCAAAGAAAATGCGGAATGATTATCGTATCCGTCTCAATGCTTCAATTGATTGTATTAGAGTTTTGTTGCGACAAGGGCATTCATTTCGAGGTCACGATGAAACTGAAAGTTCTCTTAATCCAGGTAACTTTCTTATCCAATTGGAATTTTTAGGTGCTCATAATAAAGAGATTAATGATGTGGTATTGAAAAATGCTCCTAAAAATTGCAAGTTGACATCACCTGATATTCAGAAGGACATAGTGAGTGCTTGTGTCACTGAAACGATTAATATTATTATCGGAGATGTTGGTGATTCATTGTTCTCTATTTTAGTTGATGAATCTCGTGATGTTTCAACAAAGGAGCAAAT ATATAATTTGAGCATGTCTAAGTTGAGAGGACAAGGTTTTGATGGAGCAAGTAATATGCAGGATAAATTTAATGGTTTAAAAGCACTCATTTTAAAGAAGAACCCATGTGCATTTTACATACATTGTTTTGCCCATCAGCTTCAACTAGCTCTTATAGCTGTGGCCAAGAAAAATCTTCCGATTTCTAATTTCTTTCGTGTTGTTGGTGATGTGTTAAATGTTGTTGGAGCATCTTGCAAAAGTTCTGATCTTCTTCGAGAGAAACATTCAGATTTTATTGTCGAGGCATTGGAGAGGGGTGAGCTTTCAAGTGGCCGGGGACTTAATCAAGAAACTACCCTTCAACGTGCTGGGGATACACGTTGGTGGTCACATTACAATTCTTTGATAAGCTTGATTTCCATGTTCTCTGCTGTCATTGATGTGCTTGAAATAATTTTCAGAAGATGA
- the LOC142504940 gene encoding uncharacterized protein LOC142504940, whose translation MRNDGWDSFLEKVHRFCEQHYIDVLKMDDMFTRWAPRGRPHRNLPEVTNLHPYHVDLFYGVIDMQLQELNDRFSEAGIELLLCVACLCPQNLFYAFDKKKFMQLAEFYPQDFSRFDLLTLDDQLETYICDMRSNKTFQGLKGLGDLSEKLVISKKNMVYQLVYKLLTLTLILPVATATVERVFSAMRIVKDRLRNRMSDDWMNDSLIVYVEEDIFLTVDNESIVERFQNMKTRKEQL comes from the coding sequence ATGAGAAATGATGGTTGGGATTCATTTTTAGAAAAGGTTCACCGGTTTTGTGAGCAACATTACATTGATGTTCTCAAAATGGATGATATGTTCACACGTTGGGCACCACGTGGTCGTCCCCATCGTAATCTACCAGAAGTGACAAATTTGCATCCTTATCATGTGGATTTATTCTATGGTGTTATCGACATGCAACTTCAAGAGTTAAATGATCGTTTCTCAGAGGCAGGTATAGAGTTACTCCTTTGTGTAGCTTGTTTGTGTCCACAAAACTTGTTTTATGCTTTTGACAAGAAAAAATTCATGCAACTAGCTGAATTTTATCCAcaagatttttcaagatttgatCTCCTCACACTTGATGATCAACTTGAAACTTATATATGTGATATGCGTTCTAACAAAACATTTCAAGGATTGAAAGGACTTGGTGATCTTTCAGAGAAGTTAGTTATATCAAAGAAAAATATGGTGTACCAATTGGTTTATAAGCTTTTGACATTGACATTAATTCTACCGGTTGCAACGGCGACAGTAGAGAGGGTGTTTTCTGCCATGAGAATTGTGAAAGACAGGTTGCGCAATCGAATGAGTGATGATTGGATGAATGATAGTCTCATTGTCTATGTAGAGGAAGATATATTTCTGACCGTTGATAATGAATCTATTGTAGAAAGGTTTCAAAATATGAAGACTCGAAAAGAACAATTATAA